Proteins from a genomic interval of Kitasatospora herbaricolor:
- a CDS encoding MFS transporter: protein MTEPADAPPHERPPDPGPGRPVTVRASLVAAGVTALLLVAVVLGSRGLRDFDSALVPYTVATLFLAFGVAYRYTVWVSAPASRRLFRKGRQAALSWRNLREAPTALPRMTATYLGFQKFLGARSHARWLAHQLMFWGCLLAAAITFPLTWGWFTFTASSAAGPGYEMRIWGFKVLGFDSASLFGWAMYHGLDLAAVLVIAGAGYFLHRRFRDRGAITGQRFGYDFVPLIALLTISVTGLLLTFSEVALDGGGYEFLSILHMASVVLTLVYLPFGKFFHIVQRPAAVGMQLFKYTARRHPGGELLACRRCGEPVDTAPYVENLRATMRDLRLGFDGWAEYCPRCKRVLRGTAYLSQVKRGFR from the coding sequence GTGACCGAGCCGGCGGACGCCCCGCCGCACGAGCGTCCGCCCGACCCGGGGCCCGGCCGGCCGGTGACCGTCCGGGCCTCGCTGGTGGCCGCCGGGGTGACCGCGCTCCTCCTGGTCGCCGTCGTGCTGGGCAGCCGGGGCCTGCGGGACTTCGACTCCGCCCTCGTCCCCTACACGGTGGCGACCCTCTTCCTCGCCTTCGGCGTCGCCTACCGGTACACCGTCTGGGTGTCCGCGCCGGCCTCCCGCCGCCTCTTCCGCAAGGGCCGGCAGGCCGCCCTGTCCTGGCGGAACCTGCGCGAGGCGCCGACCGCGCTGCCCCGCATGACCGCCACCTACCTGGGCTTCCAGAAGTTCCTCGGCGCCCGCTCGCACGCCCGCTGGCTGGCCCACCAACTGATGTTCTGGGGCTGCCTGCTGGCCGCCGCGATCACCTTCCCGCTCACCTGGGGCTGGTTCACCTTCACCGCCTCCAGCGCTGCCGGGCCCGGCTACGAGATGCGGATCTGGGGCTTCAAGGTGCTGGGCTTCGACTCCGCGAGCCTCTTCGGCTGGGCGATGTACCACGGCCTGGACCTCGCCGCCGTCCTGGTGATCGCCGGCGCCGGGTACTTCCTCCACCGGCGCTTCCGCGACCGCGGCGCGATCACCGGCCAGCGCTTCGGCTACGACTTCGTCCCGCTGATCGCGCTGCTCACCATCTCGGTCACCGGGCTGCTGCTGACCTTCTCCGAGGTGGCCCTGGACGGCGGCGGCTACGAGTTCCTGTCGATCCTGCACATGGCCTCGGTGGTGCTGACCCTGGTGTACCTGCCGTTCGGCAAGTTCTTCCACATCGTGCAGCGCCCGGCCGCCGTCGGGATGCAGCTGTTCAAGTACACCGCCCGTCGGCACCCCGGCGGGGAGCTGCTCGCCTGCCGCAGGTGCGGCGAGCCGGTCGACACAGCCCCCTACGTGGAGAACCTGCGCGCCACCATGCGGGACCTGCGGCTCGGCTTCGATGGCTGGGCCGAGTACTGCCCGCGCTGCAAGCGGGTGCTGCGCGGCACCGCGTACCTCTCCCAGGTGAAGCGGGGATTCAGATGA
- a CDS encoding ABC transporter permease, with translation MHRYLAQRLAYYAVLLVAAVFLSYALASGALQPRTYFESKVPRPAAASVDRQLTALNINDRTPVVERFGHWAGGVLLHGDLGRTIHDTPVNDDFRRRVQVSLRLLLIGSVLGVLLGVAGGAWSAVKQYRITDGALTVVSFVLLSTPVFLLALLLKNGAIAAKDMAGHEVVPFTGYETPGLTGGLGAHLADWGLHLLLPTLSLALGGLATYSRYQRGTMLDVLGSDYLRTAEAKGLTRNRALLKHGLRTAVIPMSTMFAYSFLGIFTGAAFTETIFGWHGMGEWFIQSINEQDVNAVVAVNLFAAVVVLASGFLADTLHAALDPRVRR, from the coding sequence ATGCACCGCTACCTGGCACAGCGCCTGGCCTACTACGCGGTGCTGCTGGTCGCCGCCGTCTTCCTCTCCTACGCGCTCGCCTCCGGGGCCCTGCAGCCCCGCACCTACTTCGAGTCCAAGGTGCCCCGGCCGGCCGCCGCCTCGGTCGACCGCCAGCTCACCGCGCTCAACATCAACGACCGCACCCCCGTGGTGGAGCGGTTCGGCCACTGGGCCGGCGGCGTCCTGCTGCACGGCGACCTCGGCCGCACCATCCACGACACCCCCGTGAACGACGACTTCCGCCGCCGGGTCCAGGTCTCGCTGCGGCTGCTGCTGATCGGCAGCGTGCTGGGCGTGCTGCTCGGGGTGGCCGGCGGCGCCTGGAGCGCCGTCAAGCAGTACCGGATCACCGACGGCGCGCTGACCGTGGTCTCCTTCGTGCTGCTCTCCACCCCGGTCTTCCTGCTGGCGCTGCTCCTGAAGAACGGCGCCATCGCCGCCAAGGACATGGCCGGCCACGAGGTGGTGCCGTTCACCGGCTACGAGACGCCCGGACTCACCGGCGGGCTCGGCGCCCACCTCGCCGACTGGGGCCTGCACCTGCTGCTGCCGACCCTCTCGCTCGCCCTCGGCGGCCTCGCCACGTACAGCCGCTACCAGCGCGGCACCATGCTCGACGTGCTCGGCTCCGACTACCTGCGCACCGCCGAGGCCAAGGGCCTGACCCGCAACCGGGCGCTGCTCAAGCACGGCCTGCGGACGGCCGTGATCCCGATGTCGACGATGTTCGCCTACAGCTTCCTGGGCATCTTCACCGGCGCCGCCTTCACCGAGACGATCTTCGGCTGGCACGGCATGGGCGAGTGGTTCATCCAGTCCATCAACGAACAGGACGTCAACGCGGTGGTCGCCGTCAACCTCTTCGCGGCGGTGGTGGTGCTAGCCTCCGGCTTCCTCGCCGACACCCTGCACGCCGCCCTGGACCCGAGGGTGCGCCGCTGA
- a CDS encoding ABC transporter family substrate-binding protein, protein MDATATARRISRAAALAAALALAVTACGSGGGGSADGVARSEPPRQGANDINPRPAAQVKDGGEVRYPLYQWITQWNPYQVDGNYGDAVEIMRALEPSLFRVDASGTFQPVADYLVEAKVTSTSPQVITYRLNPKAKWSDGKPLSHLDFKAVWQAGSGKDPAYNIANPAGYELISGVEQGADPSEVKVTFAEPYADWQNLFRPLLPAAGIATPDDFNKGWVEKVPITAGPFRIGVADKTAQTLQLVPDPGWWGEKPKLDKVTYRVMTQSATTQAFLNNEIDLAAAGTATAYGQLKDAKDAVIRSASPWDEVHISFGGGGALADRKVRQGLGRALDRQSLIKIANNGVPVDFKLLGNHIFMPNQAGYQDNSGDWGRFDLAAAKKLLDEAGWKEDGPGRPRTKDGQALELHWILNDGTTQAQVDLATAAQNMWLAVGAKVDIDKVPSNDFFAKYVNQGKFDIASWRNTDSFPLSTSLSNFRLPQGDNVFGNFSKLGSPEIDALLRKAAGTVDPAAAAKLYNEADAKIWELGHTVELYQRPSVLAVRKGLANDGAFGLASGDLALIGWEK, encoded by the coding sequence ATGGACGCAACCGCCACCGCCCGCCGGATCAGCCGGGCGGCCGCCCTCGCCGCCGCCCTGGCGCTGGCCGTCACCGCGTGCGGCTCGGGCGGCGGCGGCTCGGCCGACGGCGTGGCCAGGAGCGAGCCGCCGCGCCAGGGCGCCAACGACATCAACCCCAGGCCGGCGGCCCAGGTCAAGGACGGCGGCGAGGTCCGCTACCCCCTGTACCAGTGGATCACCCAGTGGAACCCGTACCAGGTAGACGGCAACTACGGCGACGCCGTCGAGATCATGCGGGCCCTGGAGCCCAGCCTGTTCCGGGTGGACGCGAGCGGCACCTTCCAGCCGGTGGCCGACTACCTGGTCGAGGCCAAGGTGACCTCCACCTCCCCGCAGGTGATCACCTACAGGCTCAACCCGAAGGCCAAGTGGTCCGACGGGAAGCCGCTGAGCCACCTGGACTTCAAGGCCGTCTGGCAGGCCGGCAGCGGCAAGGACCCGGCGTACAACATCGCCAACCCGGCCGGCTACGAGCTGATCTCCGGCGTCGAGCAGGGCGCGGACCCGAGCGAGGTCAAGGTCACCTTCGCCGAACCGTACGCGGACTGGCAGAACCTGTTCCGGCCGCTGCTCCCGGCGGCCGGCATCGCCACCCCGGACGACTTCAACAAGGGCTGGGTCGAGAAGGTGCCGATCACCGCCGGCCCGTTCCGGATCGGCGTCGCGGACAAGACGGCGCAGACCCTCCAGCTCGTCCCGGACCCCGGCTGGTGGGGGGAGAAGCCCAAGCTGGACAAGGTCACCTACCGGGTGATGACCCAGTCGGCCACCACCCAGGCCTTCCTCAACAACGAGATCGACCTCGCGGCGGCGGGCACCGCGACGGCCTACGGGCAGCTGAAGGACGCCAAGGACGCGGTCATCCGCTCCGCCAGCCCCTGGGACGAGGTGCACATCTCCTTCGGCGGCGGCGGCGCGCTGGCGGACCGGAAGGTGCGTCAGGGCCTGGGCCGGGCGCTGGACCGGCAGTCACTGATCAAGATCGCCAACAACGGTGTACCGGTGGACTTCAAGCTGCTCGGCAACCACATCTTCATGCCCAACCAGGCCGGCTACCAGGACAACTCCGGCGACTGGGGCCGGTTCGACCTGGCGGCGGCGAAGAAGCTGCTGGACGAGGCGGGCTGGAAGGAGGACGGTCCCGGGCGGCCGCGCACCAAGGACGGGCAGGCGCTGGAACTCCACTGGATCCTCAACGACGGCACCACGCAGGCCCAGGTCGACCTGGCCACCGCCGCCCAGAACATGTGGCTGGCGGTCGGCGCCAAGGTCGACATCGACAAGGTGCCGAGCAACGACTTCTTCGCCAAGTACGTCAACCAGGGCAAGTTCGACATCGCCAGCTGGCGCAACACCGACTCGTTCCCGCTCTCCACCAGCCTGTCCAACTTCCGGCTGCCGCAGGGCGACAACGTGTTCGGCAACTTCTCCAAGCTGGGGTCGCCGGAGATCGACGCGCTGCTGAGGAAGGCCGCCGGCACGGTCGACCCGGCCGCGGCCGCGAAGCTCTACAACGAGGCCGACGCCAAGATCTGGGAGCTCGGGCACACCGTCGAGCTGTACCAGCGGCCCTCCGTGCTGGCGGTCCGCAAGGGCCTCGCCAACGACGGCGCGTTCGGCCTGGCGAGCGGGGATCTCGCGCTGATCGGCTGGGAGAAGTAG
- a CDS encoding ABC transporter permease: MTDVPQSVTAPAPAPAVPRRPPGPAGRGRLVLGRLLGARWALAGAVTVLLLFALAFGGPYLTPWDYAAPDYTALRQPPSAAHWFGTNGIGQDVFAQTLRGLQKSLVIGLLVALFSTALASLVGACAGYFGGWTDRLLMFLVDLMLVLPSFLVITIVSPRLKGSGWIGFVALLALFNWMITARVVRSMTISLKSREFVRAAQFMGVRPLRIILRHILPNTASFLITDATIAVGGAVMSETALSYFGFGVRAPDVSLGTLLAAGTSEAPVFPWLFYFAAGLLVLFVLAVNLIGDGLRDALDPTSGAARPARRPRRGRPAGRSADPGGEVKADRGASGASAPRPARPTTPRSNRSSS, translated from the coding sequence ATGACCGACGTCCCGCAGAGCGTGACCGCCCCGGCCCCGGCGCCCGCCGTTCCGCGGCGCCCGCCGGGCCCGGCCGGCCGCGGGCGGCTGGTGCTCGGCCGGCTGCTCGGCGCCCGCTGGGCGCTGGCCGGTGCGGTGACCGTCCTGCTGCTGTTCGCGCTCGCCTTCGGCGGGCCCTACCTGACCCCGTGGGACTACGCCGCGCCGGACTACACCGCACTGCGGCAACCGCCGTCCGCCGCGCACTGGTTCGGCACCAACGGGATCGGCCAGGACGTCTTCGCGCAGACCCTGCGGGGCCTGCAGAAGTCCCTGGTGATCGGCCTGCTGGTGGCGCTCTTCTCGACCGCCCTGGCCTCCCTGGTCGGCGCCTGCGCCGGGTACTTCGGCGGCTGGACGGACCGGCTGCTGATGTTCCTGGTCGACCTGATGCTGGTGCTGCCGAGCTTCCTGGTGATCACCATCGTCTCGCCCCGGCTGAAGGGCTCCGGCTGGATCGGCTTCGTCGCGCTGCTCGCCCTGTTCAACTGGATGATCACGGCGCGGGTGGTCCGCTCGATGACCATCTCGCTGAAGTCCCGCGAATTCGTCCGCGCCGCGCAGTTCATGGGGGTGCGGCCGCTGCGGATCATCCTGCGGCACATCCTGCCGAACACCGCCTCCTTCCTGATCACCGACGCCACGATCGCCGTCGGCGGCGCGGTGATGAGCGAGACGGCCCTGTCCTACTTCGGCTTCGGCGTCCGCGCGCCGGACGTCTCGCTCGGCACCCTGCTCGCCGCCGGCACCTCCGAGGCCCCGGTCTTCCCCTGGCTCTTCTACTTCGCGGCCGGCCTGCTGGTGCTGTTCGTCCTGGCGGTCAACCTGATCGGGGACGGGCTGCGCGACGCGCTGGACCCCACCTCCGGGGCCGCCCGCCCCGCCCGGCGGCCCCGGCGCGGCCGCCCGGCCGGCCGGAGCGCGGACCCCGGGGGCGAGGTGAAGGCGGATCGCGGCGCCTCGGGGGCGAGCGCGCCTCGACCGGCCCGCCCCACGACCCCCCGCAGCAACCGGAGCAGCAGTTGA
- a CDS encoding GOLPH3/VPS74 family protein codes for MTQPYVRTIPEELVLVCAEPAGGVVRMRGGFHRVLAGAVLAELLVGGAIAVEGRHITQYQPFAGQDPVAAGVLARLGEAGKRRRPPSLDLAVRRIGRDAVGPVLASLTARGLLNTERRRFLGVVPYRRHRVVPPTAGREIAARIRAAVLAPGTAGERDRQLAGLLAAGGLARQVFPGPAGADVRRALRPLGRELPIARAVQRVTSSDAAAANSG; via the coding sequence GTGACCCAGCCGTACGTCCGCACGATCCCCGAGGAGCTGGTGCTGGTGTGCGCCGAGCCGGCCGGCGGAGTGGTCCGGATGCGCGGCGGGTTCCACCGGGTCCTGGCCGGCGCGGTGCTCGCCGAGCTGCTGGTCGGCGGCGCGATCGCGGTGGAGGGCAGGCACATCACGCAGTACCAGCCGTTCGCCGGCCAGGATCCGGTGGCGGCCGGGGTGCTGGCCCGGCTGGGCGAGGCCGGCAAGCGGCGGCGCCCGCCCTCCCTCGACCTGGCGGTGCGGCGGATCGGCCGGGACGCCGTGGGGCCCGTCCTGGCTTCACTCACCGCCCGCGGCCTGCTGAACACCGAACGGCGGCGTTTCCTCGGGGTCGTCCCGTACCGGCGCCACCGGGTGGTGCCGCCGACGGCGGGCCGGGAGATCGCCGCCCGGATCCGGGCCGCCGTGCTCGCCCCGGGCACCGCCGGCGAGCGCGACCGGCAACTGGCCGGGCTGCTGGCGGCGGGCGGACTGGCCCGGCAGGTCTTCCCCGGGCCGGCCGGGGCGGACGTCCGGCGCGCCCTGAGGCCGCTGGGCCGGGAGCTGCCGATCGCCCGGGCCGTGCAGCGGGTGACCAGCTCGGACGCGGCCGCCGCCAACTCGGGCTGA
- a CDS encoding molybdopterin oxidoreductase family protein yields MTGRPVPLDPPPPLDPAVAPPGTRDFRDAGGLPASGWRADQAEQTLVPTHCCFCGVQCGMYLRVNAAGKVFGVEPRNHDINRMRLCPKGINAYQQVNHPDRLTAPLLRRSREDPFREVGWEEALTYTVEEIRRIQREHGVDAFGLLGGASLFSEKTYLVGKFARVALKTRHVDYNGRLCMVSAAGANKLAFGIDRAANPFSDILRTDCLLIAGSNVGECFPVMTQYVWGARDRGATLIVVDPRETAVARTADVHVALKSGTDSAFFNAVLHVIVQDGLTDEAFLAAHATGWPELKAKVAEYPPERAAAICGVPAEQIVQVARLFGTAGRAMAWHARGIEHHTQGVENCLSVINLCAATGNLGRPGAGYGTITGQGNGQGGREHGQKSDLLPGGRSVNDPEHRRQIAAIWGIEEAELPQAGTSMMEMVWQMQRREIRGLIGICNNPFVSLPNYAVVKDGYDKLEFHAQFDFFLSETSANAHVVFPVTTWAEDEGVMANAEARVVKHNKAQEPPSGVRTDTWVMCELARRLGVGDKFVFAGSREVFDELRRASAGTVIDYYGITYERLEETGGIAWPCPDTSHPGTPRLFEDGRTYHPDGKVHLQVVEWHPPADPYDDEYPMTLTTGRTVAHFLSGNQTRRLGALVEQTPRPWVEVHPSHGFRNGEAVRVVTRRGASVLPALVTEAIRADHVFVPYHWPHPVAANALTNDALDPRSKIPEYKVCAVRIERAEGLDPVPAPPMPPGREAYPEAQRSRSDPLPPTAPQGRGTAERG; encoded by the coding sequence ATGACCGGCCGGCCCGTCCCGCTCGACCCGCCCCCGCCGCTCGACCCGGCCGTCGCCCCGCCCGGCACCCGCGACTTCCGCGACGCGGGCGGCCTGCCCGCCTCCGGCTGGCGGGCCGACCAGGCCGAGCAGACCCTCGTCCCCACCCACTGCTGCTTCTGCGGCGTGCAGTGCGGGATGTACCTGCGGGTGAACGCCGCGGGCAAGGTCTTCGGCGTGGAGCCGCGCAACCACGACATCAACCGGATGCGACTGTGCCCCAAGGGCATCAACGCGTACCAGCAGGTCAACCACCCGGACCGGCTGACCGCGCCGCTGCTGCGCCGCTCCCGCGAGGATCCGTTCCGGGAGGTCGGCTGGGAGGAGGCGCTGACGTACACCGTCGAGGAGATCCGGCGGATCCAGCGCGAGCACGGGGTGGACGCCTTCGGGCTGCTCGGCGGCGCCAGCCTGTTCTCCGAGAAGACGTACCTGGTGGGCAAGTTCGCCCGGGTGGCGCTGAAGACCCGGCACGTGGACTACAACGGGCGGCTGTGCATGGTCAGCGCCGCCGGGGCCAACAAGCTGGCCTTCGGCATCGACCGTGCGGCCAACCCCTTCTCGGACATCCTGCGGACCGACTGCCTGCTGATCGCCGGCTCCAACGTCGGCGAGTGCTTCCCGGTGATGACCCAGTACGTCTGGGGCGCCCGGGACCGCGGCGCCACACTGATCGTGGTGGACCCGCGCGAGACGGCGGTCGCCCGCACCGCCGACGTCCACGTCGCCCTGAAGTCCGGCACCGACTCGGCGTTCTTCAACGCGGTGCTGCACGTGATCGTCCAGGACGGCCTCACCGACGAGGCCTTCCTCGCCGCCCACGCCACCGGCTGGCCCGAGCTGAAGGCCAAGGTCGCCGAGTACCCGCCGGAGCGGGCCGCGGCGATCTGCGGCGTCCCGGCCGAGCAGATCGTCCAGGTCGCCCGGCTGTTCGGGACGGCCGGGCGGGCGATGGCCTGGCACGCGCGCGGCATCGAGCACCACACCCAGGGCGTGGAGAACTGCCTGTCCGTCATCAACCTCTGCGCGGCCACCGGGAACCTGGGCCGGCCCGGCGCCGGCTACGGCACCATCACCGGGCAGGGCAACGGGCAGGGCGGCCGCGAACACGGCCAGAAGTCCGACCTGCTGCCCGGCGGCCGCTCCGTCAACGACCCGGAGCACCGCCGCCAGATCGCCGCGATCTGGGGCATCGAGGAGGCCGAACTCCCGCAGGCCGGCACCTCGATGATGGAGATGGTCTGGCAGATGCAGCGGCGCGAGATCCGCGGGCTGATCGGCATCTGCAACAACCCCTTCGTCTCGCTGCCCAACTACGCGGTGGTCAAGGACGGGTACGACAAGCTGGAGTTCCACGCCCAGTTCGACTTCTTCCTCTCCGAGACCTCCGCCAACGCCCATGTGGTCTTCCCGGTGACCACCTGGGCCGAGGACGAGGGCGTGATGGCCAACGCCGAGGCCCGGGTGGTCAAGCACAACAAGGCCCAGGAGCCGCCGAGCGGGGTGCGCACCGACACCTGGGTGATGTGCGAGCTGGCCCGCCGGCTGGGCGTCGGCGACAAGTTCGTCTTCGCCGGCTCCCGGGAGGTCTTCGACGAGCTGCGCCGGGCCTCGGCCGGCACGGTGATCGACTACTACGGCATCACCTACGAGCGGCTGGAGGAGACCGGCGGCATCGCCTGGCCGTGCCCGGACACCTCGCACCCCGGCACTCCCCGGCTGTTCGAGGACGGGCGGACGTACCACCCGGACGGCAAGGTGCACCTGCAGGTGGTCGAGTGGCACCCGCCGGCCGACCCGTACGACGACGAGTACCCGATGACGCTCACCACCGGCCGGACCGTCGCGCACTTCCTGTCCGGCAACCAGACCAGACGGCTCGGCGCGCTGGTCGAGCAGACCCCGCGGCCCTGGGTGGAGGTCCACCCCTCGCACGGATTCCGTAACGGCGAGGCGGTCCGGGTGGTGACCAGGCGCGGCGCGTCCGTGCTGCCGGCCCTGGTGACCGAGGCGATCCGGGCCGACCACGTCTTCGTGCCGTACCACTGGCCCCACCCGGTGGCGGCGAACGCGCTGACCAACGACGCCCTGGACCCGCGCTCCAAGATCCCCGAGTACAAGGTCTGCGCGGTGCGGATCGAGCGCGCGGAGGGGCTCGACCCCGTCCCCGCGCCGCCGATGCCGCCGGGCCGCGAGGCCTACCCCGAGGCGCAGCGCTCCCGCAGCGACCCGCTGCCGCCGACCGCCCCGCAGGGCCGCGGCACCGCCGAGAGGGGCTGA
- a CDS encoding DUF6755 family protein, whose protein sequence is MSYPPEYSPGSAEPWLNRPVPERYPQIRATSGYADPRVRRTGPGPGAGTEQEPERSAMLTARVVVAITVVIGQLWALTVATNAWMEGRTATAWWSTGFSAASFLVVLVAWRIGPRDR, encoded by the coding sequence GTGAGCTACCCGCCCGAGTACTCCCCCGGCAGCGCCGAGCCCTGGCTGAACCGGCCGGTGCCGGAGCGGTACCCGCAGATCCGCGCCACCAGCGGCTACGCCGACCCCCGGGTGCGCCGCACCGGGCCCGGTCCCGGCGCCGGCACCGAGCAGGAGCCCGAACGCTCCGCGATGCTCACCGCCAGGGTGGTCGTCGCCATCACCGTCGTGATCGGCCAGCTGTGGGCGCTGACGGTGGCCACCAACGCCTGGATGGAGGGCCGCACCGCCACCGCCTGGTGGTCCACCGGGTTCTCGGCGGCCTCCTTCCTGGTCGTCCTGGTCGCCTGGCGGATCGGCCCGCGCGACCGCTGA
- a CDS encoding ABC transporter ATP-binding protein yields MSTAVGTDLLTVRDLRVDFAGPRGRGPVPAVRGVDLTVRRGETLGIVGESGSGKSVTALAVLGLLPGTADVRGSVRLDGRELVGLPRDTLAPIRGRRMAMVFQDPLSAFTPVHRIGDQIVEALRIHRRIGRRAARERAAELLDLVGIPDPGRALDSFPHEFSGGMRQRAMIAMAVANDPDLLLADEPTTALDVTIQAQVLDVLRTARRETGAALVLVSHDLGVIAGMADRVAVMYAGRVVESAGVDELFARPRHPYTLGLIGAVPRVDTRGGPLVPIPGAPAPMGALPAGCPFAARCPLVQDRCRTAEPPLSGTDGHLAACVRAGELAARGPAPTEIYPMPPVPAAPPAPPRAERAPVLRVSGLTKTFPVLKGSVFRRRTGEVYAVDGVDLDIRAGETLGLVGESGSGKSTTLFELLNLAKPESGRIEFLGQDTAGLTRAAAHRLRAELQIVFQDPTAALDPRMPVGDIVAEPLRAQRTPRELVALRVPELLRQVGLDPAHAARYPHQFSGGQLQRVSIARALAVRPRLLVLDEPVSALDVSVQAGVLNLLQRLKADLGPAYLFVSHDLSVVRHLADRVSVMYLGRTVEQGEVSAVFDHPRHPYTRALLSAVPLPDPAAERARERVLLAGDPPSPTERHTGCRFRSRCPVYAALTDDRRTACEQRSPVLAEAAPGADHAAACHHPDAR; encoded by the coding sequence TTGAGCACCGCCGTCGGCACCGACCTCCTGACCGTCCGCGACCTGCGGGTCGACTTCGCCGGCCCGCGCGGCCGGGGCCCGGTGCCCGCCGTCCGCGGGGTCGACCTCACCGTGCGGCGCGGCGAGACCCTCGGCATCGTCGGCGAGTCCGGCTCGGGCAAGTCGGTCACCGCGCTGGCGGTGCTCGGGCTGCTGCCGGGCACCGCGGACGTCCGCGGCTCGGTGCGCCTGGACGGCCGGGAGCTGGTCGGCCTCCCCCGGGACACCCTGGCCCCGATCCGCGGCCGCCGGATGGCGATGGTCTTCCAGGACCCGCTCTCCGCCTTCACCCCCGTCCACCGGATCGGCGACCAGATCGTCGAGGCGCTGCGGATCCACCGGCGGATCGGCCGCCGCGCCGCCCGCGAGCGCGCCGCCGAACTCCTCGACCTGGTCGGCATCCCCGATCCCGGCCGGGCCCTGGACAGCTTCCCGCACGAGTTCTCCGGCGGCATGCGCCAGCGCGCGATGATCGCGATGGCCGTCGCCAACGACCCGGACCTGCTGCTCGCCGACGAGCCCACCACGGCCCTGGACGTCACCATCCAGGCCCAGGTGCTGGACGTGCTGCGGACCGCCCGGCGGGAGACCGGCGCCGCGCTGGTGCTGGTCAGCCACGACCTGGGGGTGATCGCGGGCATGGCCGACCGGGTCGCCGTGATGTACGCGGGCCGGGTGGTGGAGAGCGCCGGCGTGGACGAGCTGTTCGCCCGGCCCCGGCACCCGTACACCCTCGGGCTGATCGGCGCCGTCCCCCGGGTGGACACCCGGGGCGGCCCGCTGGTGCCGATCCCCGGGGCCCCGGCCCCGATGGGCGCGCTGCCCGCCGGCTGCCCGTTCGCCGCGCGCTGCCCGCTGGTGCAGGACCGCTGCCGCACCGCCGAGCCGCCGCTGTCCGGCACCGACGGCCACCTCGCCGCCTGCGTCCGGGCCGGCGAACTGGCCGCCCGCGGGCCCGCCCCGACCGAGATCTACCCGATGCCGCCGGTGCCCGCCGCTCCCCCCGCACCGCCCCGGGCGGAGCGCGCGCCGGTGCTGCGGGTCAGCGGACTCACCAAGACCTTCCCGGTGCTCAAGGGCAGCGTGTTCCGGCGCCGGACGGGCGAGGTGTACGCCGTCGACGGCGTGGACCTGGACATCCGGGCGGGCGAGACCCTCGGACTGGTCGGCGAGTCCGGCTCGGGCAAGTCGACCACCCTGTTCGAGCTGCTGAACCTGGCGAAGCCCGAGTCCGGCCGGATCGAGTTCCTCGGCCAGGACACCGCCGGGCTCACCCGGGCCGCCGCGCACCGGCTCCGCGCCGAACTGCAGATCGTCTTCCAGGACCCGACGGCCGCCCTGGACCCCCGAATGCCGGTCGGCGACATCGTCGCCGAACCGCTGCGCGCGCAGCGGACCCCCCGCGAGCTGGTCGCCCTGCGGGTGCCGGAGCTGCTGCGCCAGGTCGGGCTCGACCCGGCGCACGCCGCCCGCTACCCGCACCAGTTCTCCGGCGGGCAGCTCCAGCGGGTCTCGATCGCCCGTGCCCTCGCCGTCCGGCCCCGGCTGCTCGTCCTGGACGAGCCGGTGTCCGCCCTGGACGTCTCCGTCCAGGCGGGCGTGCTCAACCTGCTGCAACGGCTGAAGGCCGACCTCGGCCCGGCGTACCTGTTCGTCTCGCACGACCTGTCGGTGGTGCGCCACCTGGCCGACCGGGTCAGCGTGATGTACCTCGGCCGGACGGTCGAGCAGGGCGAGGTCTCCGCCGTCTTCGACCACCCGCGCCACCCCTACACCCGCGCCCTGCTCTCCGCCGTCCCGCTGCCGGACCCGGCCGCCGAACGCGCCCGCGAGCGCGTGCTGCTGGCGGGCGACCCGCCCTCGCCCACCGAGCGGCACACCGGCTGCCGGTTCCGCTCCCGGTGCCCGGTCTACGCCGCGCTGACCGACGACCGCCGCACCGCCTGCGAGCAGCGGTCGCCGGTGCTGGCCGAGGCCGCGCCGGGCGCGGACCACGCGGCCGCCTGCCACCACCCGGACGCCCGCTGA
- a CDS encoding ubiquinol-cytochrome c reductase iron-sulfur subunit: MSGPTPEEQALVDRISADSLTTRRDYLRIVATVSGGLAVGSTLVSAGVLHRHGDGSAAPLKVADRLPPGEAVTFDYPGEDDRAMAIRLADGTLVGWSTVCTHLACGVLWRDDHPEQDGLYCPCHEGVFNARTGEVTSGPPPRPLPKVLVVEDELGAVWAVGTARSGESEEAGLCRGLRGRNPALAQRAGCGGQP, translated from the coding sequence GTGAGCGGACCGACACCCGAGGAGCAGGCCCTGGTCGACCGGATCAGCGCCGACTCGCTGACCACCCGCCGGGACTACCTGCGGATCGTCGCCACCGTCTCCGGCGGCCTGGCCGTCGGCTCGACCCTGGTCTCGGCCGGCGTCCTGCACCGGCACGGGGACGGCAGCGCCGCCCCGCTGAAGGTCGCCGACCGACTGCCCCCGGGCGAGGCCGTCACCTTCGACTACCCGGGCGAGGACGACCGCGCGATGGCGATCCGGCTGGCCGACGGCACGCTGGTCGGCTGGTCCACCGTCTGCACCCACCTGGCCTGCGGCGTGCTCTGGCGGGACGACCACCCCGAGCAGGACGGGCTGTACTGCCCGTGCCACGAGGGCGTGTTCAACGCCCGGACCGGCGAGGTCACCTCCGGTCCGCCGCCCCGCCCGCTGCCCAAGGTGCTGGTGGTGGAGGACGAACTGGGCGCGGTCTGGGCGGTGGGCACGGCGCGTTCGGGCGAGAGCGAGGAGGCCGGTCTCTGCCGCGGCCTGCGCGGACGCAACCCGGCACTGGCGCAGCGGGCCGGCTGCGGGGGGCAGCCGTGA